A genome region from Salvia splendens isolate huo1 chromosome 19, SspV2, whole genome shotgun sequence includes the following:
- the LOC121778515 gene encoding shugoshin-1-like, which produces MPKPEGFHILDAQNAAITKDKAKDTQNVGRRKLADISNQPQNQRLLVQEKSQSTETNIKEYIHKLQKDNMALVKMIAQRNEIIEQNGVESDRLRVNLLKMQEQNQHLATYNAQILVEINSGKDRLKMLQHVLGCKAGLLKVDLEGRETPPPMGDAVVDVEGIKMESSRGDTDDQKPHETQVKLPQNGECFSGPVKYHKPENKRRIRRRQSARFNAAEVENGEDFIETKEARVSVSQMPEDSVREQRSTSETALVENESSKDGPGPRLQPQQLLSRPSRAAKEKVQSYKEVSLCVKLRRPE; this is translated from the exons ATGCCGAAGCCGGAAGGTTTTCACATTCTGGATGCGCAGAATGCTGCAATAACCAAAG ATAAAGCGAAGGACACTCAAAATGTGGGTAGGAGGAAGCTTGCAGATATCAGTAACCAGCCACAAAATCAAAGGCTGTTGGTTCAAGAGAAATCTCAATCTACAGAGACGAATATTAAAGAGTACATTCACAAGCTACAGAAG GATAATATGGCTTTGGTGAAGATGATAGCACAGAGGAA CGAAATCATTGAACAGAATGGAGTCGAGTCTGACAGATTGAGAGTAAATCTGCTCAAAATGCAGGAGCAGAATCAACATCTGGCAACTTACAATGCTCAAATACTTGTG GAAATAAATTCAGGTAAAGATCGG TTGAAAATGTTACAGCATGTGCTTGGGTGCAAAGCTGGTCTTCTCAAAGTTGATCTTGAG GGAAGGGAAACACCACCACCAATGGGAGATGCTGTTGTAGATGTTGAG GGTATCAAAATGGAGTCCTCAAGAGGAGATACAGATGATCAGAAGCCTCATGAAACCCAAGTGAAGTTACCACAAAATG GTGAATGCTTCTCTGGACCAGTTAAGTATCACAAGCCAGAAAATAAGAG GAGAATTCGGCGAAGGCAATCTGCTAGATTCAATGCTGCTGAAGTAGAAAATGGTGAGGATTTCATAGAAACAAAGGAGGCTAGAGTTTCTGTATCTCAAATGCCCGAGGATTCTGTCAGAGAACAGAGATCAACATCTGAGACTGCATTAGTGGAAAACGAAAGCAGCAAAGACGGGCCAGGCCCTAGATTGCAGCCTCAGCAGCTTCTCTCGAGGCCATCACGGGCTGCAAAGGAGAAGGTTCAGTCATACAAGGAGGTATCATTATGCGTCAAACTGCGCAGGCCCGAGTGA
- the LOC121779640 gene encoding probable pectate lyase 12 isoform X2 — MLLPRTYIPLLLLLLQCLICSSYVEAVTSFNLTLSHQHPNPGFVALQVRRSVNESISRRRQILETPLSSKAQSQCLTGNPIDDCWRCDSNWGNNRQRLADCAIGFGQGAMGGKGGRFYEVTDSSDHDTVSPTPGTLRYAVIQDEPLWITFKYNMVIKLKHELIVNNYKSIDGRGANVQITGNGCITLQYVSNVIIHNVHIYNCKPSGNTDIRSSPTHVGHRGKSDGDGISIFGSRNIWIDHCTLSQCTDGLVDIIMGSTAITVSNNYFSDHNEVMLLGHDDKYLPDSGMQVTIALNRFGPGLVQRMPRIRRGYVHVVNNDYFQWKMYAIGGSASPTVNSEDNRFTAPADPSAKEVTRHEDTSEGGWADWNWRTDGDLMVNGAFFVSSGEGATMQYAKASSFNPKSASQIEQLTMNAGVLGGTRDNSVSSYGGGDYFGMIFAGSAAVRGSSPPTILFLSSLIILILYISSSIVNGLV; from the exons ATGCTGCTTCCTCGCACCTACATTCccttgctgctgctgctgctgcaatgTCTCATTTGCTCTTCCTATGTTGAAGCTGTCACTTCCTTCAATCTCACCCTCTCTCATCAGCACCCCAACCCTGGTTTTGTAGCTCTACAAGTCAGAAG GAGTGTGAATGAATCCATATCCAGACGCCGTCAGATTCTTGAAACCCCCTTGAGTAGTAAGGCACAGTCACAATGCCTGACCGGGAACCCCATAGACGACTGCTGGCGATGTGACTCCAATTGGGGAAACAACCGGCAGCGCCTGGCTGACTGCGCTATTGGCTTCGGCCAGGGTGCGATGGGGGGCAAAGGGGGCCGTTTCTATGAGGTGACGGACTCCTCTGATCACGACACAGTCAGTCCGACCCCTGGCACCCTTCGCTATGCTGTCATCCAAGACGAGCCCCTCTGGATCACCTTCAAGTATAACATGGTCATCAAGCTCAAGCACGAGCTGATTGTCAACAACTACAAGTCCATAGATGGGCGTGGTGCCAATGTGCAGATCACGGGGAACGGATGCATCACGTTGCAGTATGTGAGCAATGTCATCATCCACAATGTGCACATTTACAACTGTAAACCGTCTGGGAACACTGATATTAGGTCGAGCCCCACGCATGTTGGCCACAGGGGGAAGTCGGATGGTGATGGCATATCCATCTTTGGTTCGAGGAACATATGGATTGATCATTGCACGCTGTCACAATGCACCGATGGATTGGTGGATATCATCATGGGATCTACAGCTATTACGGTGTCGAATAACTATTTCTCTGATCATAATGAGGTTATGCTGCTCGGGCATGATGACAAGTACTTGCCCGACTCGGGAATGCAG GTCACAATAGCCTTGAACAGGTTCGGACCGGGACTTGTGCAGAGGATGCCAAGAATAAGAAGGGGCTACGTCCATGTGGTGAACAACGACTATTTTCAGTGGAAAATGTACGCGATTGGAGGGAGTGCTAGCCCGACTGTGAATAGTGAAGATAACCGCTTCACTGCACCAGCTGATCCAAGTGCGAAAGAG GTGACAAGACATGAGGATACGAGTGAGGGGGGGTGGGCAGACTGGAATTGGAGGACGGATGGGGACTTGATGGTGAACGGTGCATTCTTTGTGTCATCCGGTGAAGGGGCTACGATGCAGTATGCCAAGGCCTCGAGTTTCAACCCTAAATCGGCTAGCCAAATCGAACAACTAACCATGAATGCCGGTGTTCTTGGTGGCACAAG GGACAATAGCGTCAGCTCATATG gtggaggtgactATTTTGGGATGATATTTGCGGGCAGCGCCGCCGTAAGAGGGTCATCGCCGCCCACCATTTTGTTTTTATCTtccctaattattttaatattatatatttccTCCTCCATTGTTAATGGTTTGGTATGA
- the LOC121779641 gene encoding serine/threonine protein phosphatase 2A 57 kDa regulatory subunit B' beta isoform-like — protein MLNKIMKRGQRRSLKSEAIEAPIPPSSASSVTVNHASRLASATPQPVSLANIPLNPGTVEVLPTLRDVPMSDRHNLFIRKLQICCFMFDFTDPTKSVREKEIKRQNLAELVDLMQSGSCKMNEVMQEELIKMISVNIFRCLPPAAHENIGSEGGDPEEDEMFMDPSWPHLQLVYDLLLKYVVSSETDTKIAKKYLDHSFVLKLLDLFDSEDMREREYLKTILHRIYGKFMVHRPFIRNAINNIFYRFIFETERYNGIGELLEILGSIINGFALPMKEEHKLFLVRALVPLHKPKCISSYHQQLCYCITQFVEKDYRLADTVIRGVLKYWPVTNCGKEVLFLGELEEILEVTQSAEFQRCMVPLFRQIGRSLTSSHFQVAERALFWWNNEHIVSLIAENRHIVLPIIFDALEKNIRGHWNQAIVGLSSNVRRMFLEMDPELFEECQRQHDDKQARAGEVKEHRELTWKKLEEVASQVTGEENMVVI, from the exons ATGTTGAATAAGATAATGAAAAGGGGGCAGAGGAGGTCCTTGAAATCTGAAGCGATTGAGGCCCCCATACCTCCGTCGTCTGCTTCTAGTGTGACGGTCAATCATGCATCTCGACTGGCCTCTGCGACACCTCAGCCTGTGAGCCTTGCCAACATTCCGCTGAATCCTGGCACTGTAGAGGTTTTGCCAACGTTGCGGGACGTTCCAATGTCTGACCGGCATAATCTGTTTATCCGGAAACTTCAAATATGTTGCTTCATGTTTGATTTCACTGATCCGACGAAGTCTGTGCGGGAGAAGGAGATCAAGAGGCAAAATCTGGCGGAACTCGTTGACTTGATGCAGTCCGGATCGTGTAAGATGAATGAGGTGATGCAGGAGGAACTGATCAAGATGATATCTGTGAATATTTTCCGGTGCTTGCCACCGGCTGCACATGAGAATATTGGCTCAGAGGGTGGAGATCCCGAGGAAGATGAGATGTTCATGGACCCTTCATGGCCTCACTTGCAACTTGTGTATGATTTGCTTTTAAAGTATGTGGTGTCATCAGAAACAGACACGAAGATTGCGAAGAAGTATCTTGATCACTCATTCGTACTGAAATTGCTTGATTTGTTTGATTCTGAAGACATGAGGGAACGAGAGTATTTGAAGACAATTCTTCACCGCATATATGGGAAATTTATGGTCCATAGACCCTTTATACGGAATGCGATAAACAACATTTTTTATCGGTTCATATTTGAGACCGAGAGGTACAATGGGATTGGTGAGCTTTTGGAGATTCTCGGAAGTATAATTAATGGGTTTGCACTGCCAATGAAAGAAGAGCACAAGCTGTTCCTTGTAAGGGCACTTGTTCCATTGCACAAGCCTAAATGTATTTCTTCATACCATCAGCAATTGTGCTATTGTATAACACAGTTTGTCGAGAAGGATTACCGGTTGGCTGATACTGTCATTAGAGGGGTGCTGAAGTATTGGCCTGTCACAAACTGTGGCAAGGAGGTTCTCTTCCTTGGGGAACTAGAAGAGATTTTGGAAGTGACTCAGTCTGCAGAGTTCCAGCGCTGCATGGTACCGCTGTTTAGACAAATTGGACGAAGCCTCACTAGCTCACATTTCCAG GTAGCTGAACGGGCTCTTTTCTGGTGGAACAATGAGCACATAGTCAGTCTGATTGCAGAAAATCGGCACATTGTTTTACCAATCATATTCGATGCTCTAGAAAAGAACATACGAGGCCACTGGAACCAGGCAATCGTTGGCTTGAGCTCCAATGTCAGGAGAATGTTCCTAGAGATGGATCCCGAGCTATTTGAAGAATGCCAGAGGCAGCATGACGATAAGCAAGCAAGAGCTGGAGAAGTTAAAGAGCATCGCGAGTTAACTTGGAAGAAACTGGAAGAGGTTGCTTCTCAAGTTACCGGTGAAGAAAACATGGTCGTCATTTAG
- the LOC121779640 gene encoding probable pectate lyase 13 isoform X1 yields the protein MLLPRTYIPLLLLLLQCLICSSYVEAVTSFNLTLSHQHPNPGFVALQVRRSVNESISRRRQILETPLSSKAQSQCLTGNPIDDCWRCDSNWGNNRQRLADCAIGFGQGAMGGKGGRFYEVTDSSDHDTVSPTPGTLRYAVIQDEPLWITFKYNMVIKLKHELIVNNYKSIDGRGANVQITGNGCITLQYVSNVIIHNVHIYNCKPSGNTDIRSSPTHVGHRGKSDGDGISIFGSRNIWIDHCTLSQCTDGLVDIIMGSTAITVSNNYFSDHNEVMLLGHDDKYLPDSGMQVTIALNRFGPGLVQRMPRIRRGYVHVVNNDYFQWKMYAIGGSASPTVNSEDNRFTAPADPSAKEVTRHEDTSEGGWADWNWRTDGDLMVNGAFFVSSGEGATMQYAKASSFNPKSASQIEQLTMNAGVLGGTRDNSVSSYGGGSTTVTGGGSGGGGSSGGGGDYFGMIFAGSAAVRGSSPPTILFLSSLIILILYISSSIVNGLV from the exons ATGCTGCTTCCTCGCACCTACATTCccttgctgctgctgctgctgcaatgTCTCATTTGCTCTTCCTATGTTGAAGCTGTCACTTCCTTCAATCTCACCCTCTCTCATCAGCACCCCAACCCTGGTTTTGTAGCTCTACAAGTCAGAAG GAGTGTGAATGAATCCATATCCAGACGCCGTCAGATTCTTGAAACCCCCTTGAGTAGTAAGGCACAGTCACAATGCCTGACCGGGAACCCCATAGACGACTGCTGGCGATGTGACTCCAATTGGGGAAACAACCGGCAGCGCCTGGCTGACTGCGCTATTGGCTTCGGCCAGGGTGCGATGGGGGGCAAAGGGGGCCGTTTCTATGAGGTGACGGACTCCTCTGATCACGACACAGTCAGTCCGACCCCTGGCACCCTTCGCTATGCTGTCATCCAAGACGAGCCCCTCTGGATCACCTTCAAGTATAACATGGTCATCAAGCTCAAGCACGAGCTGATTGTCAACAACTACAAGTCCATAGATGGGCGTGGTGCCAATGTGCAGATCACGGGGAACGGATGCATCACGTTGCAGTATGTGAGCAATGTCATCATCCACAATGTGCACATTTACAACTGTAAACCGTCTGGGAACACTGATATTAGGTCGAGCCCCACGCATGTTGGCCACAGGGGGAAGTCGGATGGTGATGGCATATCCATCTTTGGTTCGAGGAACATATGGATTGATCATTGCACGCTGTCACAATGCACCGATGGATTGGTGGATATCATCATGGGATCTACAGCTATTACGGTGTCGAATAACTATTTCTCTGATCATAATGAGGTTATGCTGCTCGGGCATGATGACAAGTACTTGCCCGACTCGGGAATGCAG GTCACAATAGCCTTGAACAGGTTCGGACCGGGACTTGTGCAGAGGATGCCAAGAATAAGAAGGGGCTACGTCCATGTGGTGAACAACGACTATTTTCAGTGGAAAATGTACGCGATTGGAGGGAGTGCTAGCCCGACTGTGAATAGTGAAGATAACCGCTTCACTGCACCAGCTGATCCAAGTGCGAAAGAG GTGACAAGACATGAGGATACGAGTGAGGGGGGGTGGGCAGACTGGAATTGGAGGACGGATGGGGACTTGATGGTGAACGGTGCATTCTTTGTGTCATCCGGTGAAGGGGCTACGATGCAGTATGCCAAGGCCTCGAGTTTCAACCCTAAATCGGCTAGCCAAATCGAACAACTAACCATGAATGCCGGTGTTCTTGGTGGCACAAG GGACAATAGCGTCAGCTCATATGGTGGCGGATCCACCACCGTGACAGGCGGCGGGAGCGGCGGCGGAGGGTCCagcggtggtggaggtgactATTTTGGGATGATATTTGCGGGCAGCGCCGCCGTAAGAGGGTCATCGCCGCCCACCATTTTGTTTTTATCTtccctaattattttaatattatatatttccTCCTCCATTGTTAATGGTTTGGTATGA